One window of Chloroflexus aggregans DSM 9485 genomic DNA carries:
- a CDS encoding peptidoglycan recognition protein family protein gives MIQHKALRIGLLLVFAGILAATLPVAARPSTLAAQVSSWRLSSVRDWEAGSISDLLVMNNAGGELRLAAEASMGTFVSAPFETAFAANAAGAVWRAEVIPGTDVRLELRARATPPGDNDAGWGSWLPLVVADKPPAADPDALTTAVPLALPDDTRYLQLRATFTSQIPRASAILDEVTVSYIATQVSPPIFAAGLPQRPILFGQPVLTERPLQIARADWAEPAAARLERRDPRGVVIHQIPVDVPSSATLAYLRALLVYQTSILDWDDLIYHYIIDSEGNLFEGRLGGPTSPVRLVEGSVADVQIALLTPVDQPPTLAAQARLTALLAWLTQTYNIPPTGQRPLAGGDGLRPTIAGHYEVNPTALDPYPAFRDRLPTLRTQVDTATVRARWYFAEGNTAGYSQRLSFYNPAGRPTTARITLFPEVGQPVVRELQVPGGGRADLNVNELVPGANALPAIVEANEAILAERSMALTSDIDSGPGVDRLSRVWYFADGSTTEQTQTYLIIFNPQPNDASAQITYMRRDGTVFTQDVQIGARNRLVVAVHDITLPDGTRPLANTNFGMRVIANLPVAVERTMRFGPGGSGLHTGRGIDQLGRQWFFAEGTTEGEFRTQLLVLNPNSQPANVEAIFRGPQGVVATRRYAIPPRSQLAIDVNEVVPHLGFATEVKADRPVAVERAMRFAGGNVGTIGAGAREPAYRWAFIDGRTSDATYYLCLSNVSPLSAMVTIETAFGDGTKTELGVRIPAGARYTLALHEAFPNESAVTVIVRSNQPIVAERSLFPGGGVRGGSTALGIPLP, from the coding sequence ATGATCCAACACAAAGCGCTGCGGATTGGTCTTCTTCTCGTGTTCGCCGGAATCCTCGCGGCAACATTACCGGTTGCAGCGCGGCCAAGCACACTAGCCGCACAAGTTTCGAGTTGGCGATTGAGCAGTGTGCGTGATTGGGAGGCCGGCTCGATCTCCGATCTGTTGGTGATGAATAATGCCGGCGGCGAGTTACGGTTGGCTGCCGAGGCCAGTATGGGTACCTTTGTCTCGGCACCGTTTGAGACGGCATTTGCCGCGAATGCAGCCGGTGCGGTGTGGCGCGCCGAGGTGATTCCCGGAACCGACGTGCGCCTTGAATTACGGGCACGTGCAACTCCGCCGGGTGATAACGACGCGGGGTGGGGGTCGTGGCTACCACTGGTCGTGGCCGATAAACCGCCGGCTGCTGACCCTGATGCGTTGACGACAGCCGTGCCGTTGGCATTGCCCGACGATACGCGCTATCTGCAATTGCGGGCAACGTTCACCAGCCAGATACCGCGTGCCTCTGCCATTCTCGATGAGGTGACCGTCTCGTATATCGCCACCCAAGTCTCACCGCCAATCTTCGCTGCCGGTCTGCCGCAGCGCCCAATCTTGTTTGGTCAGCCGGTGCTGACCGAACGCCCATTACAAATTGCTCGTGCCGATTGGGCCGAGCCGGCCGCCGCTCGTCTCGAGCGGCGCGATCCACGTGGGGTTGTGATTCATCAGATTCCGGTTGATGTGCCGTCGTCGGCGACGTTAGCTTATCTGCGCGCGTTGCTGGTCTATCAGACGAGCATTCTTGATTGGGATGATCTGATTTATCACTATATCATCGATAGCGAGGGTAATCTGTTTGAAGGTCGTCTTGGTGGGCCGACATCGCCGGTACGGTTGGTTGAGGGTAGTGTCGCCGATGTGCAGATTGCGCTGTTGACCCCGGTCGATCAGCCGCCGACCCTGGCGGCACAAGCTCGCCTGACGGCGTTGCTCGCATGGCTAACGCAGACCTACAACATACCCCCGACCGGTCAGCGGCCGTTAGCCGGTGGTGATGGGCTACGACCAACGATTGCCGGTCATTATGAGGTCAACCCAACAGCACTCGATCCGTACCCGGCGTTCCGCGATCGCTTGCCAACCCTGCGCACGCAAGTCGATACGGCAACGGTGCGCGCACGCTGGTATTTCGCTGAAGGGAATACCGCCGGTTACAGCCAACGGCTGAGCTTCTATAATCCGGCCGGCCGTCCGACAACGGCACGAATTACGCTCTTCCCCGAGGTGGGGCAGCCGGTTGTGCGTGAATTGCAAGTTCCCGGTGGTGGACGCGCCGATCTAAATGTGAACGAGCTTGTGCCCGGTGCGAATGCACTACCGGCAATAGTAGAGGCGAATGAAGCGATCCTCGCCGAGCGATCGATGGCCTTGACGAGTGACATCGATAGCGGTCCCGGTGTCGATCGGTTGTCGCGGGTGTGGTACTTTGCCGACGGGAGTACCACCGAACAGACCCAGACCTATCTGATCATCTTTAATCCGCAGCCGAATGATGCGAGTGCGCAAATTACCTATATGCGACGCGATGGGACGGTCTTTACGCAGGATGTGCAGATCGGTGCGCGTAATCGGCTGGTGGTTGCGGTACACGACATTACCTTGCCCGACGGTACACGTCCGTTAGCCAATACCAACTTCGGGATGCGGGTGATTGCTAATCTGCCGGTAGCTGTTGAGCGGACAATGCGGTTTGGTCCTGGTGGAAGTGGTTTGCACACCGGTCGCGGGATCGATCAGCTCGGTCGGCAATGGTTCTTCGCTGAAGGTACGACCGAAGGCGAGTTTCGTACTCAGTTGTTGGTGTTGAATCCGAATAGCCAACCGGCTAATGTCGAAGCGATCTTTCGTGGTCCGCAGGGTGTGGTGGCAACGCGCCGTTATGCGATCCCGCCTCGCTCTCAATTGGCGATTGACGTGAACGAAGTGGTGCCGCATCTCGGTTTTGCGACTGAAGTGAAAGCTGACCGACCGGTAGCCGTTGAACGTGCGATGCGATTTGCCGGTGGTAATGTGGGAACGATCGGGGCCGGTGCGCGTGAGCCGGCCTATCGCTGGGCGTTCATTGACGGTCGGACGAGTGACGCGACGTATTATCTGTGTCTGAGTAATGTCAGTCCGCTCTCGGCAATGGTGACCATTGAGACAGCGTTCGGCGATGGTACGAAAACGGAACTCGGTGTACGTATCCCTGCCGGTGCTCGCTATACGCTAGCCTTGCACGAAGCATTTCCCAACGAATCTGCGGTGACGGTGATTGTGCGGAGCAACCAGCCGATTGTTGCCGAACGGTCGCTCTTCCCTGGTGGTGGTGTACGCGGTGGTAGTACGGCCCTTGGTATTCCATTACCGTAG
- a CDS encoding SRPBCC family protein: MIRYTGASVSGRINAPVESIWELVSDVERHPQIAGSGEVQAVTIRGNQPLHVGSVFESQQLMRGIHYVTANRVVIWDPPYRFAWRVGLPSAPGIAQAWIFALQPEANGTRVTNGVALIYALPTFFPFSLLRKQIAQGYANSIIPTLDNLARLVNAPPPEDVRVVTEPPAELTALFPPLIIPGTTIVAAAIAAVAGVLALRRRLRKS, from the coding sequence ATGATTCGGTATACTGGCGCCTCTGTAAGCGGACGCATCAATGCCCCGGTCGAATCTATTTGGGAATTGGTGAGTGATGTTGAGCGCCACCCACAGATTGCCGGCAGCGGTGAAGTGCAAGCCGTGACGATTCGGGGCAATCAACCGCTGCACGTGGGAAGTGTGTTTGAGTCACAACAGTTGATGCGTGGCATTCACTATGTTACTGCTAATCGCGTTGTGATTTGGGATCCACCCTACCGTTTTGCGTGGCGGGTTGGCTTACCGAGCGCTCCTGGTATTGCCCAAGCATGGATATTTGCGTTGCAACCCGAAGCCAACGGGACCCGCGTGACCAACGGCGTGGCGCTCATCTATGCGTTACCCACATTCTTCCCGTTCTCGTTGCTGCGTAAGCAGATTGCCCAAGGCTACGCGAATTCGATCATTCCAACACTCGATAATTTGGCCCGCCTCGTCAATGCACCGCCGCCGGAGGATGTACGGGTTGTGACCGAGCCACCGGCCGAATTAACCGCTCTGTTCCCACCACTGATCATCCCCGGCACCACGATAGTAGCCGCAGCGATTGCCGCCGTTGCCGGCGTATTAGCGCTCCGGCGGCGCTTGCGAAAATCGTGA